In one window of Mobiluncus massiliensis DNA:
- a CDS encoding nitroreductase family protein, which yields MNETIDVQLKHRTIREFKSDPIPEDTFQTLMDVAMHTPTSRGIQSASIIRIKDQGKREKLAEIGGQEYVARAPEYLLFIADLARGAAILEEMGLYPQSAATIDTFQEAFTDAVLMVQNVVVAAESLGLGANILGNILNEPKGVIEAIGLPPLHFPGTGPNLGIPRRRTADKTADAQRVPSYDRHLYASGFLSGSPQGLRRADARIL from the coding sequence ATGAATGAAACCATCGATGTCCAGCTCAAGCATCGCACTATTCGTGAGTTTAAATCGGATCCTATTCCCGAGGATACTTTCCAAACTCTGATGGACGTAGCCATGCACACCCCTACGTCCCGCGGGATTCAGAGTGCCTCAATTATTCGGATTAAGGATCAAGGAAAACGCGAAAAGCTGGCTGAAATCGGTGGTCAGGAATATGTTGCCCGCGCTCCGGAATATCTGCTGTTTATCGCGGATTTAGCCCGGGGCGCAGCTATTCTGGAGGAAATGGGCTTGTACCCCCAGTCGGCTGCCACGATAGATACGTTCCAGGAAGCTTTCACCGATGCGGTTCTCATGGTTCAAAACGTGGTAGTGGCGGCCGAGTCTTTGGGGTTGGGGGCAAATATTTTAGGCAATATCTTGAATGAGCCCAAGGGGGTTATCGAGGCTATCGGACTGCCCCCCCTACACTTTCCCGGTACTGGGCCTAACCTTGGGATACCCCGGCGAAGAACCGCAGATAAAACCGCGGATGCCCAAAGAGTTCCGAGTTATGACCGACACTTATATGCGTCCGGATTCCTATCTGGAAGCCCTCAAGGATTACGACGCGCAGATGCGCGAATACTATGA
- a CDS encoding 50S ribosomal protein L25/general stress protein Ctc: protein MADNPTLQVEQRTDFGKGFARRARVADKIPAVLYGHGTDPVHLLLPYHDTFLLVKDNANAVISLKGLKDPAMVLVKDIQRHPVKRQIMHMDLLLVKADEKVDVEVPIEIIGEPMAGLVANQDLLNMEIFAPVIAIPEKIEVNVDGLEDGVVLSVADIKLPEGVEAKTDPEAIVLSVAAPQEVEIPEAPAAEEESAGAEAAEETEESAE from the coding sequence ATGGCTGATAACCCCACTTTGCAAGTCGAACAGCGCACGGATTTCGGTAAGGGCTTTGCTCGCCGCGCTCGGGTCGCCGACAAGATTCCGGCAGTTCTCTACGGTCACGGCACCGATCCGGTGCACTTGCTGCTGCCCTACCACGACACTTTCCTGCTGGTGAAGGACAACGCGAACGCCGTTATTTCCCTGAAGGGACTGAAAGACCCGGCGATGGTCCTGGTCAAGGACATTCAGCGCCATCCGGTAAAGCGCCAGATTATGCACATGGACCTGCTGCTGGTGAAGGCCGATGAAAAGGTGGACGTGGAAGTGCCTATCGAAATCATCGGCGAGCCTATGGCCGGTTTGGTTGCCAACCAAGACTTGTTGAACATGGAAATTTTCGCTCCGGTTATTGCGATTCCGGAAAAGATCGAGGTCAACGTGGATGGCTTGGAAGACGGTGTAGTGTTGAGCGTAGCCGACATCAAGCTGCCTGAGGGCGTGGAAGCCAAGACCGATCCGGAAGCGATTGTCTTGAGCGTCGCCGCTCCGCAGGAAGTTGAAATTCCTGAGGCGCCGGCGGCGGAAGAAGAATCTGCCGGGGCTGAGGCTGCGGAAGAAACCGAAGAATCCGCTGAGTAG